The proteins below are encoded in one region of Bacteroides uniformis:
- a CDS encoding redox-sensing transcriptional repressor Rex, whose translation MSSPLQKKETMKVPEPTLRRLPWYLSNVKLLKQKGERFVSSTQISKEINIDASQIAKDLSYVNISGRTRVGYEVDTLIAVLEDFLGFTNIHKAFLFGVGSLGGALLRDSGLSHFGLEIVAAFDVKPELVGTTLSGIPIYHSDEFKQKMQEYDVNIGVLTVPIEIAQQITDSMVEGGIKAVWNFTPFRIRVPENIVVQNTSLYAHLAVMFNRLNFNEIK comes from the coding sequence ATGAGCAGTCCGTTACAGAAAAAAGAAACCATGAAGGTGCCGGAACCTACCTTGCGCCGGCTTCCGTGGTACCTTTCTAATGTAAAGTTGCTGAAACAAAAGGGGGAACGATTCGTATCATCCACCCAGATTTCCAAGGAAATCAATATTGATGCTTCACAAATTGCCAAAGACCTTTCGTATGTCAATATCTCGGGGCGTACGCGTGTGGGCTATGAGGTGGACACACTGATAGCTGTACTGGAGGACTTCCTGGGATTTACCAATATACACAAAGCCTTTCTGTTCGGTGTCGGAAGCTTGGGAGGTGCCTTGCTGCGCGACTCGGGCCTAAGCCATTTCGGTTTGGAGATAGTGGCTGCTTTCGATGTGAAGCCCGAACTGGTGGGTACGACACTGAGCGGCATCCCCATCTATCACTCGGACGAGTTCAAGCAGAAGATGCAGGAGTACGATGTCAATATAGGCGTGCTGACGGTACCTATCGAAATAGCCCAGCAGATAACGGATTCCATGGTAGAGGGCGGTATCAAGGCCGTATGGAACTTCACCCCGTTCCGTATCCGTGTTCCCGAGAACATTGTCGTGCAGAACACTTCCCTTTATGCCCATCTGGCCGTGATGTTTAACAGACTGAACTTTAACGAAATCAAGTAA
- a CDS encoding translation initiation factor, whose product MKNNDWKERLNIVYSTNPDYNYEMNDDEEQATLPPAQQRLRVQLDRKNRGGKVVTLVTGFVGTDNNLKELGKLLKSKCGVGGSAKDGEIIVQGDFKQRVIDLLKAEGYTQTKPVG is encoded by the coding sequence ATGAAGAATAATGATTGGAAAGAACGGTTGAATATAGTCTATTCCACCAACCCGGACTACAACTATGAGATGAATGACGATGAGGAGCAAGCTACCCTCCCCCCTGCACAACAACGCCTGCGTGTACAGCTGGACCGCAAGAACCGGGGTGGCAAAGTCGTCACTCTTGTCACCGGTTTCGTGGGCACCGACAATAATCTGAAAGAACTGGGCAAATTGCTGAAAAGTAAATGTGGAGTAGGCGGAAGTGCCAAAGATGGAGAAATCATCGTGCAAGGCGACTTCAAACAACGTGTCATCGACCTCCTGAAGGCAGAAGGATACACGCAAACCAAGCCCGTGGGATAA
- the tsf gene encoding translation elongation factor Ts produces the protein MAVSMADITKLRKMTGAGMMDCKNALTEAEGDFDKAMEIIRKKGQAVAAKRSDREASEGCVLAKTTGDFAVIIALKCETDFVAQNADFVKLTQDILDLAVANKCKTLDEVKALPMGNGTVQDAVTDRSGITGEKMELDGYMTVEGASTVVYNHMNRNGLCTIVAFNKAVEEGLAKQIAMQIAAMNPIAVDEDGVSEEIKQKEIDVAIEKTKAEQVQKAVEAALKKAGINPAHVDSEDHMESNMAKGWITAEDVAKAKEIIATVSAEKAAHLPEQMIQNIAKGRLGKFLKEVCLLNQEDIMDGKKTVREVLKEADPELKVVDFKRFTLRAE, from the coding sequence ATGGCTGTAAGTATGGCTGATATAACCAAGCTCCGCAAGATGACCGGTGCTGGTATGATGGATTGCAAAAATGCTTTGACTGAAGCTGAAGGCGATTTCGACAAGGCAATGGAAATTATCCGTAAGAAGGGACAAGCTGTTGCAGCTAAGCGTTCAGATCGCGAGGCTTCTGAAGGCTGTGTGCTGGCTAAGACTACGGGTGACTTTGCCGTTATCATCGCTCTGAAGTGCGAAACTGACTTCGTGGCTCAGAATGCTGATTTCGTGAAATTGACTCAGGACATTCTGGACCTTGCCGTGGCTAACAAGTGCAAGACTCTGGACGAAGTAAAAGCTCTGCCGATGGGCAACGGTACTGTACAGGATGCTGTAACAGACCGTAGCGGTATCACTGGCGAGAAGATGGAGTTGGATGGTTACATGACTGTAGAAGGTGCAAGCACTGTGGTTTATAACCACATGAACAGAAATGGCCTCTGCACTATTGTTGCTTTCAACAAGGCTGTTGAAGAAGGACTGGCTAAGCAGATTGCCATGCAGATTGCTGCCATGAACCCGATTGCAGTAGACGAAGATGGCGTATCTGAAGAAATCAAGCAGAAGGAAATAGATGTTGCTATCGAGAAGACAAAAGCTGAACAGGTACAGAAGGCTGTTGAGGCTGCTTTGAAGAAGGCTGGTATCAACCCGGCTCACGTGGACAGCGAAGACCACATGGAAAGCAACATGGCCAAAGGCTGGATTACTGCTGAAGACGTGGCAAAGGCAAAGGAAATCATTGCTACTGTTTCTGCCGAGAAAGCTGCACATCTGCCTGAACAAATGATTCAGAATATTGCTAAGGGCCGTCTTGGCAAGTTCTTGAAAGAAGTTTGCTTGCTGAACCAGGAAGACATCATGGACGGCAAGAAGACAGTTAGAGAAGTCTTGAAAGAAGCTGATCCTGAATTGAAGGTTGTTGACTTCAAACGTTTTACTTTGCGCGCTGAATAA
- the rpsB gene encoding 30S ribosomal protein S2 gives MSRTNFDTLLEAGCHFGHLKRKWNPAMAPYIFMERNGIHIIDLNKTVAKIDEAAEALKQIAKSGKKVLFVATKKQAKQVVADKAASVNMPYVIERWPGGMLTNFPTIRKAVKKMATIDKLTSDGTYSNLSKREILQISRQRAKLDKTLGSIADLTRLPSALFVIDVMKENIAVREANRLGIPVFGIVDTNSDPTNIDFVIPANDDATKSVEVILDACCAAMQEGLEERKAEKVDMEAAGEAPANKGKKKATKARLDKSDEEAINAAKAAAFMKEEEA, from the coding sequence ATGTCTAGAACAAATTTTGATACATTATTAGAAGCCGGTTGCCACTTCGGTCACTTGAAAAGAAAGTGGAACCCTGCAATGGCTCCTTACATCTTCATGGAGCGCAATGGTATTCACATCATTGACCTCAACAAGACGGTTGCTAAAATTGACGAAGCTGCTGAAGCTTTGAAGCAAATCGCTAAATCAGGAAAGAAAGTCCTGTTTGTTGCTACTAAAAAACAAGCTAAGCAGGTGGTTGCCGATAAGGCTGCATCTGTAAATATGCCTTATGTAATCGAGCGTTGGCCGGGTGGTATGTTGACTAACTTCCCGACTATCCGTAAGGCTGTCAAGAAGATGGCTACCATCGACAAGTTGACAAGCGACGGTACCTATTCAAACCTCTCCAAGAGAGAAATTCTTCAGATTTCACGTCAACGTGCAAAGTTGGACAAGACTTTGGGCTCTATCGCTGACCTGACTCGTCTGCCGTCTGCTCTGTTCGTTATCGACGTAATGAAGGAAAACATCGCAGTTCGTGAAGCTAATCGTCTGGGGATTCCCGTATTCGGTATCGTTGATACAAACTCCGATCCTACGAATATCGATTTCGTAATCCCGGCAAATGATGACGCTACTAAGTCAGTAGAAGTTATTCTTGATGCTTGCTGCGCTGCTATGCAGGAAGGTCTGGAAGAACGTAAGGCCGAAAAGGTAGACATGGAAGCTGCCGGTGAAGCTCCTGCCAACAAAGGTAAGAAGAAAGCTACAAAAGCAAGACTCGACAAGTCCGACGAGGAAGCAATCAATGCCGCTAAGGCTGCTGCTTTCATGAAGGAAGAAGAGGCTTAA
- the rpsI gene encoding 30S ribosomal protein S9: MEVVNALGRRKSAIARIFVSEGTGKITINKRDLAEYFPSSILQYVVKQPLNKLGVAEKYDIKVNLCGGGFTGQSQALRLAIARALVKINAEDKAALRSEGFMTRDPRSVERKKPGQPKARRRFQFSKR, encoded by the coding sequence ATGGAAGTAGTAAATGCATTAGGCAGACGTAAAAGTGCAATTGCACGTATTTTCGTAAGCGAAGGTACTGGAAAGATTACTATTAATAAGAGAGACCTCGCAGAGTACTTTCCATCAAGCATTCTTCAGTATGTAGTTAAACAGCCGTTGAATAAGCTGGGTGTTGCTGAAAAGTACGACATCAAAGTTAATCTCTGCGGTGGCGGTTTCACCGGCCAGTCTCAGGCTTTGCGTTTGGCAATTGCCCGCGCACTGGTGAAAATCAATGCTGAGGACAAGGCTGCTCTCCGTTCTGAAGGTTTCATGACTCGTGATCCTCGTTCTGTTGAACGTAAGAAACCGGGACAACCGAAAGCACGTCGTAGATTCCAGTTCAGTAAACGTTAA
- the rplM gene encoding 50S ribosomal protein L13, with product MDTLSYKTISANKATVTKEWVIVDATDQVLGRLGAKVAKLLRGKYKPNFTPHVDCGDNVIIINADKVKLTGNKWNDKVYLSYTGYPGGQREITPARLQAKPNGDDKLLRKVVKGMLPKNKLGAKLLGNMYVYAGSEHKHDAQNPKMIDINVLK from the coding sequence GTGGATACTTTAAGTTACAAGACCATTTCTGCAAACAAAGCTACAGTGACTAAAGAATGGGTCATTGTTGACGCTACAGACCAGGTATTGGGTCGTCTGGGCGCAAAAGTTGCGAAACTGTTGAGAGGAAAGTATAAACCTAACTTTACCCCTCACGTAGATTGTGGCGATAATGTAATCATTATCAACGCCGACAAAGTAAAATTAACCGGTAACAAGTGGAATGACAAGGTATATCTGTCATATACAGGTTATCCTGGCGGCCAGAGAGAAATCACTCCTGCCCGTTTGCAGGCAAAACCGAACGGTGATGACAAGTTACTGAGAAAAGTAGTAAAGGGTATGTTGCCTAAGAACAAGTTGGGCGCAAAATTGCTGGGCAATATGTATGTATATGCCGGCAGCGAGCACAAACACGATGCTCAGAACCCGAAAATGATTGATATTAACGTACTTAAATAA
- a CDS encoding DUF4488 domain-containing protein yields the protein MKRNYFFTMLAAVLLAVAGANAQESAEFRPAELAGIWQLCHYVSEIPDVPGILKPSNTFKVLSDDGRIVNFTMIPGKDAIITGYGTYQQLTDNSYKESIEKNIHLPMLDHKDNILEFEIGDDGVMYLKYFIAKDLNGNELNTWFHETWKRVGMPAKFPEDLVR from the coding sequence ATGAAACGGAACTATTTCTTTACCATGCTGGCAGCGGTGCTGCTTGCGGTAGCGGGAGCCAATGCGCAGGAGAGCGCAGAGTTTAGGCCTGCGGAACTGGCAGGAATTTGGCAGTTATGTCATTATGTGTCCGAAATCCCGGATGTTCCCGGGATATTGAAACCGAGTAATACCTTTAAAGTGCTGAGTGATGACGGCCGCATTGTCAACTTTACAATGATTCCTGGCAAGGATGCCATCATCACGGGGTATGGGACTTATCAGCAGCTGACGGATAATTCCTATAAGGAAAGTATTGAGAAAAACATCCATCTGCCCATGTTGGACCACAAAGACAATATATTGGAGTTTGAAATAGGGGACGACGGGGTAATGTACCTGAAGTATTTTATAGCTAAGGACTTGAATGGGAATGAACTGAATACATGGTTCCATGAAACATGGAAGCGGGTGGGCATGCCCGCGAAATTCCCCGAGGACCTTGTCCGTTGA
- the asnS gene encoding asparagine--tRNA ligase: MEKISRTKIVDLLKREDFGAMVNVKGWVRTRRGSKQVNFIALNDGSTINNVQIVVDLGNFDEEMLKEITTGACLSVNGVLTESVGSGQKAEVQAREIEVLGTCDNTYPLQKKGHSMEFLREIAHLRPRTNTFGAVFRIRHNMAIAIHKFFHDRGFFYFHTPIITASDCEGAGQMFQVTTKNLYDLKKDENGSIIYDDDFFGKQASLTVSGQLEGELAATALGAIYTFGPTFRAENSNTPRHLAEFWMIEPEVAFNDITDNMDLAEDFIKYCVQWALDNCADDVKFLNDMFDKGLIERLQGVLKESFVRLPYTEGIKILEEAVAKGHKFEFPVYWGVDLASEHERYLVEDHFKRPVILTDYPKEIKAFYMKQNEDGKTVRAMDVLFPKIGEIIGGSERESDYNKLMTRIDELHIPMKDMWWYLDTRKFGTCPHSGFGLGFERLLLFVTGMTNIRDVIPFPRTPRNAEF, encoded by the coding sequence ATGGAAAAGATTAGTAGAACAAAGATTGTTGACCTGCTGAAGCGTGAAGATTTTGGCGCTATGGTCAACGTGAAGGGCTGGGTTCGTACCCGCAGAGGTAGTAAGCAAGTAAACTTTATCGCGCTGAATGACGGTTCTACAATAAATAATGTGCAGATTGTAGTAGACTTGGGTAACTTCGATGAGGAGATGCTGAAAGAGATTACTACCGGTGCTTGTTTGAGCGTAAACGGTGTGCTGACGGAATCTGTCGGTTCCGGTCAGAAGGCCGAAGTGCAGGCCCGCGAAATCGAAGTGCTGGGAACTTGCGATAACACGTATCCGTTGCAGAAGAAAGGTCATTCCATGGAGTTCCTCCGTGAGATAGCCCATCTGCGTCCCCGTACCAATACGTTCGGGGCTGTGTTCCGTATTCGTCATAATATGGCGATTGCCATTCACAAGTTCTTCCATGACAGAGGATTCTTCTATTTTCATACTCCGATTATCACGGCTTCCGACTGTGAAGGCGCAGGCCAGATGTTCCAGGTGACTACGAAGAACCTTTACGACTTAAAGAAAGATGAGAACGGTTCCATTATTTACGATGATGACTTTTTCGGAAAGCAGGCCAGCCTGACTGTTTCCGGACAGTTGGAAGGCGAACTTGCCGCTACTGCATTGGGAGCCATCTATACATTCGGTCCTACGTTCCGTGCCGAGAATTCCAATACTCCCCGCCACTTGGCAGAGTTCTGGATGATTGAGCCGGAAGTGGCGTTCAATGATATTACGGACAATATGGACCTGGCGGAAGATTTCATCAAATATTGTGTACAGTGGGCTTTGGACAACTGTGCCGACGATGTGAAGTTCCTCAATGACATGTTTGATAAGGGCTTGATTGAACGTCTGCAAGGTGTCTTGAAAGAAAGCTTCGTGCGCCTGCCTTATACGGAAGGTATCAAGATATTGGAAGAGGCTGTTGCCAAAGGGCATAAGTTTGAATTCCCGGTGTACTGGGGAGTTGACTTGGCTTCCGAACATGAGCGCTATCTGGTGGAAGACCACTTCAAGCGTCCGGTTATCCTGACTGACTATCCGAAGGAAATCAAAGCGTTCTATATGAAGCAGAACGAAGACGGCAAGACCGTGCGTGCCATGGATGTACTCTTCCCGAAGATTGGAGAAATCATTGGCGGTTCCGAACGTGAATCGGATTACAACAAGCTGATGACGCGCATTGACGAACTTCACATCCCGATGAAGGATATGTGGTGGTATCTCGATACCCGTAAGTTCGGTACATGTCCCCACTCCGGGTTCGGTTTGGGCTTTGAGCGCTTGCTGCTGTTCGTTACGGGCATGACGAATATCCGTGATGTCATACCGTTTCCGCGTACGCCGCGCAACGCCGAGTTCTAA